In Arthrobacter sp. B3I4, the following proteins share a genomic window:
- a CDS encoding ABC transporter substrate-binding protein has product MRFSRTSKALGMVAIAAMALTGCGGGGSNTAGGSTGGDTSKVILADGSEPQRPLMPADTNEVGGGKVIELMFAGLVSYDPNGKPVNELAESIEGKDGQHFTIKLKKDQKFTNGEAITAKTFVDSWNFGAAAKNAQLSGGFFESIKGYDEASAEGSTVETMSGLKVVDDQTFTVELKQPESDWPLRLGYTAFVPVPSGALKDPKGFGEKPVGNGPYKMAEGGWQHNVQIQLVPNPDYNGPRKAKNAGVTFKIFQNDDAAYQDLLSNNLDILQTIPTSALKNFKSDLGERTINKPYAGNQTIAIPEYLPEWSGEAGKLRRQALSMAINRDEITKVIFNGARQPAKDFTAPVLDGYSDSIPGSENLKFDAAKAKETWAKADAIQKWDAGKTFTIAYNADKGGHKAWVEAVVNQLKNTLGIKVEGKPYATFKEARNDATAKTLTGSIRAGWQADYPSLYNFLGPIYKTGAGSNDAKYANPTFDKAISDGLAASSVAEGNKAMNKAQEILLTDLPAIPLWYQVAQGGWSDKVTNVDYGWDGVPLYYNITGK; this is encoded by the coding sequence ATGCGTTTTTCGCGCACTTCCAAAGCACTGGGCATGGTGGCCATCGCTGCCATGGCCCTGACCGGTTGCGGCGGCGGCGGTTCCAACACCGCCGGCGGCAGCACCGGTGGCGACACCAGCAAGGTCATCCTCGCCGACGGCTCGGAGCCCCAGCGCCCGCTGATGCCGGCCGACACCAACGAGGTCGGCGGCGGCAAGGTCATCGAACTCATGTTCGCCGGTCTCGTCAGCTACGACCCCAACGGCAAGCCCGTGAACGAACTGGCCGAGTCCATCGAGGGCAAGGACGGCCAGCACTTCACCATCAAGCTCAAGAAGGACCAGAAGTTCACCAACGGCGAGGCCATCACCGCCAAGACCTTCGTTGACTCCTGGAACTTCGGCGCGGCAGCCAAGAACGCCCAGCTCAGCGGCGGCTTCTTCGAAAGCATCAAGGGCTACGACGAGGCCAGCGCCGAAGGCTCCACCGTCGAGACCATGTCCGGCCTGAAGGTCGTTGACGACCAGACGTTCACCGTTGAACTCAAGCAGCCCGAATCCGACTGGCCGCTGCGCCTCGGCTACACCGCCTTCGTCCCGGTTCCGTCCGGCGCCCTGAAGGACCCGAAGGGCTTCGGCGAGAAGCCGGTCGGCAACGGCCCGTACAAGATGGCCGAAGGCGGCTGGCAGCACAACGTGCAGATCCAGCTTGTCCCGAACCCGGACTACAACGGCCCGCGCAAGGCCAAGAACGCCGGCGTGACGTTCAAGATCTTCCAGAACGACGACGCCGCGTACCAGGACCTGCTGTCCAACAACCTGGACATCCTGCAGACCATCCCGACCAGCGCCTTGAAGAACTTCAAGTCCGACCTGGGCGAGCGCACCATCAACAAGCCGTACGCCGGCAACCAGACCATCGCGATTCCGGAATACCTGCCGGAGTGGAGCGGTGAAGCCGGCAAGCTGCGCCGCCAGGCCCTTTCCATGGCCATCAACCGCGACGAAATCACCAAGGTCATCTTCAACGGCGCGCGCCAGCCCGCCAAGGACTTCACCGCCCCCGTCCTGGACGGCTACAGCGACTCCATCCCGGGTTCCGAGAACCTGAAGTTCGACGCCGCCAAGGCCAAGGAGACCTGGGCCAAGGCCGACGCGATCCAGAAGTGGGACGCCGGCAAGACCTTCACCATCGCCTACAACGCCGACAAGGGCGGCCACAAGGCCTGGGTTGAAGCTGTCGTGAACCAGCTCAAGAACACCCTCGGCATCAAGGTCGAAGGCAAGCCGTACGCCACCTTCAAGGAAGCCCGCAACGACGCGACCGCGAAGACCCTGACCGGTTCGATCCGTGCCGGCTGGCAGGCTGACTACCCGTCGCTGTACAACTTCCTCGGCCCGATCTACAAGACCGGTGCCGGCTCCAACGACGCGAAGTACGCGAACCCGACCTTCGACAAGGCCATCTCGGACGGCCTCGCCGCTTCCTCGGTCGCCGAAGGCAACAAGGCCATGAACAAGGCCCAGGAAATCCTCCTGACCGACCTTCCGGCCATCCCGCTCTGGTACCAGGTCGCCCAGGGCGGCTGGAGCGACAAGGTCACCAATGTTGACTACGGCTGGGACGGCGTTCCGCTGTACTACAACATCACTGGCAAGTAA
- a CDS encoding ABC transporter permease, whose amino-acid sequence MATYILKRFLQLIPVFLGATLLVYFLVFSLPGDPIVALFGDKPVNEAVAAKLRAQYHLDQPFWIQYLLYLKSIFTFDLGQDFSGRPIAAVLGEVFPVTARLAVMALIFEAVFGIIFGLIAGLRKGKIFDATVLVASLVVIGIPIFVLGFLLQFTIGVQLGWAKPTVSSAATVQDLILPAIVLGLGSFAYVLRLTRTSVIENMNADYVRTATAKGLSRFRVVRVHILRNSLIPVITFLGADLGSLMGGAIVTEGIFNVPGVGNRLYRAVLSGEGPTVVSIVTVLVLIYCLSNLLVDLLYAWLDPRIRYDS is encoded by the coding sequence ATGGCGACTTACATCCTCAAGCGTTTCCTCCAACTGATCCCCGTCTTCCTGGGCGCCACGCTGCTGGTCTACTTCCTGGTCTTCAGCCTCCCCGGCGACCCGATCGTCGCCCTGTTCGGCGACAAGCCGGTCAATGAAGCCGTCGCTGCGAAGCTCCGGGCCCAGTACCACCTGGACCAACCGTTCTGGATCCAATACCTGCTCTACCTGAAGAGCATCTTCACCTTCGACCTGGGCCAGGACTTCTCCGGCCGCCCGATCGCCGCGGTGCTGGGCGAGGTCTTCCCCGTCACCGCCCGGCTCGCCGTGATGGCGCTGATCTTCGAAGCCGTGTTCGGCATCATCTTCGGTCTCATCGCCGGCCTCCGCAAGGGCAAGATCTTCGACGCTACCGTCCTGGTCGCCTCGCTGGTGGTCATCGGTATCCCGATCTTCGTGCTGGGCTTCCTGCTGCAGTTCACCATCGGTGTCCAGCTCGGCTGGGCGAAACCCACCGTGAGTTCCGCGGCCACCGTACAGGACCTGATCCTGCCGGCCATCGTGCTGGGCCTGGGCTCCTTCGCCTACGTGCTGCGCCTGACCCGCACCTCGGTCATCGAGAACATGAACGCCGACTACGTGCGCACCGCCACGGCCAAGGGCCTGTCCCGCTTCCGCGTGGTGCGGGTGCACATCCTGCGCAACTCCCTGATCCCCGTCATCACGTTCCTTGGCGCGGACCTGGGCAGCCTGATGGGCGGTGCGATCGTCACCGAAGGCATCTTCAACGTGCCCGGCGTCGGCAACCGGCTCTACCGGGCGGTGCTGTCCGGCGAAGGCCCCACGGTGGTCTCGATCGTCACCGTGCTGGTGCTGATCTACTGCCTCTCCAACCTGCTCGTTGACCTGCTGTACGCCTGGCTTGACCCGAGGATCCGCTATGACTCCTGA